Proteins from one Burkholderia oklahomensis C6786 genomic window:
- the glpK gene encoding glycerol kinase GlpK gives MQDQYILALDQGTTSSRAMLFDRQGNIVSMAQKEFEQIYPQPGWVEHDPQEIWSTQAGVAAEAVTRVGLNGTAIAAIGITNQRETTIVWDRETGHPIYNAIVWQDRRTADFCDQLKAQGLSEKVRAKTGLPIDSYFSATKIRWILDNVEGARAKARQGRLAFGTVDSWLVWNFTKHELHVTDVTNASRTMLFNIHTLDWDDELLDALEIPRSMLPEVRASSEIYGPTKTTVFASKIPLAGIAGDQQAALFGQMCTTSGMVKNTYGTGCFLMMNTGEQPIESQNNLVTTIAWQVDGKVNYALEGSIFIAGAVVQWLRDGLGIIKSASEIEALAGGVPHTDGVYLVPAFAGLGAPHWNAHARGSLFGVTRGTTSAHLARAALDSIAYQSLDVLKAMEADSGIRIGELRVDGGASANNLLMQFQADLLGVDTVRPRVTETTALGAAYLAGLAIGYWKNVDELHSQWQLERRFAPSMQSEQVTSCLAGWQRAVRAAKAWADDTH, from the coding sequence ATGCAGGATCAGTACATCCTCGCGCTCGACCAGGGCACGACCAGCTCCCGCGCCATGCTGTTCGACCGACAAGGCAACATCGTGTCGATGGCGCAAAAGGAATTCGAGCAGATTTATCCGCAGCCGGGCTGGGTCGAGCATGACCCTCAGGAGATCTGGTCGACGCAAGCGGGCGTCGCGGCGGAAGCCGTCACGCGCGTGGGCCTGAACGGCACGGCGATCGCCGCGATCGGCATCACGAACCAGCGCGAGACGACGATCGTCTGGGATCGCGAAACGGGCCACCCGATCTACAACGCGATCGTCTGGCAGGATCGCCGCACCGCCGATTTCTGCGACCAGTTGAAGGCGCAGGGCCTGAGCGAAAAGGTCCGCGCGAAGACCGGCCTGCCGATCGACTCGTACTTCTCGGCCACCAAGATCCGCTGGATTCTCGACAACGTCGAGGGCGCGCGCGCGAAGGCGCGCCAGGGCAGGCTCGCGTTCGGCACGGTCGACAGCTGGCTCGTCTGGAACTTCACGAAGCACGAGCTGCACGTGACCGACGTGACGAACGCGTCGCGCACGATGCTCTTCAACATCCACACGCTCGACTGGGACGACGAGCTCCTCGACGCGCTCGAGATTCCGCGCAGCATGCTGCCGGAGGTGCGCGCGTCGTCCGAGATCTACGGGCCGACGAAAACCACGGTGTTCGCGTCGAAGATCCCGCTCGCCGGCATCGCGGGCGACCAGCAGGCTGCCCTCTTCGGCCAGATGTGCACGACGTCCGGCATGGTGAAGAACACCTACGGCACCGGCTGCTTCCTGATGATGAACACCGGCGAGCAGCCGATCGAATCGCAGAACAACCTCGTCACGACGATCGCGTGGCAGGTCGACGGCAAGGTCAACTACGCGCTCGAAGGCAGCATCTTCATCGCGGGCGCGGTCGTGCAATGGCTGCGCGACGGGCTCGGGATCATCAAGAGCGCATCGGAGATCGAAGCGCTCGCAGGCGGCGTGCCGCACACGGACGGCGTCTATCTCGTGCCCGCGTTCGCCGGCCTGGGCGCGCCGCACTGGAACGCGCACGCCCGCGGATCGCTGTTCGGCGTCACGCGCGGCACGACGTCCGCGCACCTCGCGCGCGCGGCGCTCGACTCGATCGCGTATCAGTCGCTCGACGTGCTGAAGGCGATGGAAGCCGACTCGGGCATCCGGATCGGCGAGCTGCGCGTCGACGGCGGCGCGAGCGCGAACAATCTGCTGATGCAGTTCCAGGCCGATCTGCTCGGCGTGGACACGGTGCGTCCGCGCGTCACCGAGACGACCGCGCTCGGCGCCGCGTATCTCGCGGGCCTCGCGATCGGCTACTGGAAGAACGTCGACGAGCTGCACAGCCAATGGCAGCTCGAGCGCCGCTTCGCGCCGTCGATGCAGAGCGAGCAGGTCACCTCGTGCCTCGCCGGCTGGCAGCGCGCGGTGCGCGCGGCGAAGGCGTGGGCGGACGACACGCACTGA
- the glpD gene encoding glycerol-3-phosphate dehydrogenase → MTQQNRYDLLVVGGGINGAGIARDAAGRGLSVLLCEQDDLASHTSSSSTKLIHGGLRYLEYKEFGLVRKALQERETLLRAAPHIIWPLRFVMPHMPNLRPAWLIRIGLFLYDHLAKRELLPGSRGIDMRRHPAGAPLIDSIKRGFVYSDGWVDDARLVVLNALDAQERGARILTRTKLVSAERRDGEWHAQLQRADGPTLDVRARAIANAAGPWVGEVLHGALGRGAQHSVRLVKGSHIVTRRLFDHDHAYIFQNPDKRIIFAIPYERDFTLIGTTDVEYHDDPSRVAIDRDETRYLCESINRYFKRKISPADVCWTYSGVRPLLEDENSDNPSAVTRDYRLEMDDGASAPLLSVFGGKITTFRKLAEEATDMLGRALGTARGAWTAGVPLPGGDIAGARFAPFAEAFAKRHPWLPAALARRYARAYGTRAERVIGRAKSLAELGAELAPGLHEAELRYLRDAEWATCADDVLWRRSKLGLHVAPGTLDTVTAALDAWFGAAREAASAAH, encoded by the coding sequence GTGACTCAACAGAATCGTTACGATCTGCTCGTCGTCGGCGGCGGGATCAACGGCGCGGGCATCGCGCGCGACGCGGCCGGCCGCGGCCTGTCGGTGCTCCTGTGCGAACAGGACGACCTCGCGTCGCACACGTCCTCTTCGAGCACGAAGCTGATCCACGGCGGTCTGCGCTACCTCGAGTACAAGGAGTTCGGGCTCGTGCGCAAGGCGCTGCAGGAACGCGAGACGCTCTTGCGCGCGGCGCCGCACATCATCTGGCCGCTGCGCTTCGTGATGCCGCACATGCCGAACCTGCGCCCCGCGTGGCTCATCCGCATCGGCCTCTTCCTGTACGACCATCTCGCGAAGCGCGAACTGCTGCCCGGCTCGCGCGGCATCGACATGCGCCGCCACCCGGCGGGCGCGCCGCTCATCGATTCGATCAAGCGCGGCTTCGTCTACTCGGACGGCTGGGTCGACGACGCGCGGCTCGTCGTGCTGAACGCGCTCGACGCGCAGGAACGCGGCGCGCGCATCCTCACCCGCACGAAGCTCGTGTCGGCCGAGCGCCGCGACGGCGAATGGCACGCGCAGCTTCAGCGCGCCGACGGCCCGACGCTCGACGTGCGCGCCCGCGCGATCGCGAACGCGGCGGGCCCGTGGGTCGGCGAAGTGCTGCACGGCGCGCTCGGCCGCGGCGCGCAGCACAGCGTGCGCCTCGTGAAGGGCAGCCACATCGTCACGCGGCGCCTGTTCGATCACGACCACGCGTACATCTTCCAGAATCCGGACAAGCGGATCATCTTCGCGATTCCGTACGAGCGCGACTTCACGCTGATCGGCACGACCGACGTCGAATATCACGACGATCCTTCGCGCGTCGCCATTGACCGCGACGAAACGCGCTATCTGTGCGAGTCGATCAATCGCTATTTCAAGCGTAAGATCTCGCCCGCCGACGTGTGCTGGACCTATTCCGGCGTGCGCCCGCTCCTCGAAGACGAAAACTCGGACAACCCGTCCGCCGTCACGCGCGACTATCGCCTCGAGATGGACGACGGCGCGAGCGCGCCGCTCCTGTCGGTATTCGGCGGCAAGATCACGACGTTCCGCAAGCTCGCCGAAGAGGCGACCGACATGCTGGGCCGCGCCCTCGGCACGGCGCGTGGCGCATGGACGGCAGGCGTGCCGCTGCCGGGCGGCGACATCGCCGGCGCGCGCTTCGCGCCGTTCGCCGAAGCCTTCGCGAAACGCCATCCGTGGCTGCCCGCCGCGCTCGCGCGCCGCTATGCGCGCGCGTACGGCACGCGCGCCGAGCGCGTGATCGGCCGCGCGAAGTCGCTCGCCGAGCTCGGCGCCGAGCTCGCGCCCGGCCTTCATGAAGCGGAATTGCGTTATTTGCGCGACGCCGAATGGGCGACCTGCGCGGACGACGTGCTGTGGCGGCGCTCGAAGCTCGGCCTGCATGTCGCGCCGGGCACGCTCGACACCGTGACGGCCGCGCTCGACGCCTGGTTCGGCGCCGCGCGCGAAGCGGCGAGCGCCGCGCACTGA
- a CDS encoding RidA family protein, giving the protein MSTIDTSESRKTVFSPSFWEDKMGYARGKRVGNHVYIAGCVASDGNAAVIGSDAYEQTAFIIDKIEKYLNELGAELTDVVSTVTHLTSFEHFDDYCRAFSERFRDIRPVNTTVAVKSLVEPRHYVEITATAIVDD; this is encoded by the coding sequence ATGTCCACTATCGATACGAGCGAATCCAGAAAAACCGTCTTCAGCCCCTCGTTCTGGGAAGACAAGATGGGCTACGCGCGAGGCAAGCGGGTCGGCAATCACGTGTACATCGCGGGCTGCGTCGCGTCGGACGGCAATGCCGCCGTGATCGGCAGCGACGCGTACGAGCAGACCGCCTTCATCATCGACAAGATAGAGAAATACCTGAACGAGCTCGGCGCCGAGCTGACCGACGTCGTCAGCACGGTCACGCACCTGACGAGCTTCGAGCACTTCGACGACTATTGCCGCGCATTCAGCGAGCGCTTTCGCGACATCCGCCCCGTCAACACGACGGTCGCCGTGAAGTCGCTCGTCGAGCCGCGGCACTACGTCGAGATCACCGCGACGGCGATCGTCGACGACTGA
- a CDS encoding phage tail assembly chaperone produces the protein MLSPHEFATLLLVKDAPDQADMDRDELDALLERQLVKLEALGSGKKYCVTEIGDAALRSIKLRYS, from the coding sequence ATGCTAAGTCCGCATGAATTCGCCACGCTGTTGCTTGTGAAGGATGCTCCCGACCAAGCCGACATGGACCGCGACGAACTCGACGCGTTGCTTGAGCGACAGCTCGTGAAGCTGGAGGCGCTCGGCTCCGGCAAGAAATACTGCGTCACCGAAATCGGCGACGCGGCATTGCGATCGATCAAGCTCCGCTACTCGTGA
- a CDS encoding MIP/aquaporin family protein, with the protein MSPYIAEFIGTALLVLLGNGAVANVLLAKTKGKGADLIVIVMGWAMAVFVAVYVTASFSGAHLNPIVTISLALAGKFAWAKVGGYIASQMLGGMAGAFLVWLAYRQHFAKEADPDLKLAVFCTAPAIRSVTHNVLTEAICTFVLILGVLYLASPQVGLGALDALPVGLLVLGIGISLGGPTGYAMSPARDLSPRIMHALLPIPGKRDSDWRYAWVPVLGPLVGGVLAANLYLYLHTTH; encoded by the coding sequence ATGTCACCATATATCGCGGAGTTCATCGGCACGGCGCTCCTCGTGCTGCTCGGCAACGGCGCAGTTGCGAACGTGCTGCTCGCGAAAACCAAGGGCAAGGGCGCCGACCTGATCGTCATCGTGATGGGCTGGGCGATGGCGGTATTCGTCGCGGTCTACGTGACCGCGTCGTTCTCCGGCGCGCACCTGAATCCGATCGTCACGATCAGCCTCGCGCTCGCGGGCAAGTTCGCGTGGGCGAAGGTGGGCGGCTACATCGCGTCGCAGATGCTGGGCGGCATGGCGGGCGCGTTCCTCGTGTGGCTCGCGTATCGCCAGCACTTCGCGAAGGAAGCCGATCCCGATCTGAAGCTCGCCGTGTTCTGCACGGCGCCCGCGATCCGCAGCGTCACGCACAACGTGCTGACGGAAGCGATCTGCACGTTCGTGCTGATCCTCGGCGTGCTGTACCTCGCGTCGCCGCAAGTCGGCCTCGGCGCGCTCGACGCGCTGCCCGTCGGCCTTCTCGTGCTCGGCATCGGCATCTCGCTCGGCGGCCCGACGGGCTACGCGATGAGCCCCGCGCGCGACCTGTCGCCGCGCATCATGCACGCGCTCCTGCCGATTCCGGGCAAGCGCGACAGCGACTGGCGCTACGCATGGGTGCCGGTGCTCGGGCCGCTCGTCGGCGGTGTGCTCGCGGCAAACCTGTATCTGTATCTGCATACGACGCACTGA
- a CDS encoding DeoR/GlpR family DNA-binding transcription regulator, producing the protein MTRDPRLTLNARQQELLEWVQRDGFVTVDDLAAHFDVTPQTIRRDVNWLADLNLLRRYHGGASLPTSSENVSYTARQRMFHDEKRKIAALAASHIPDQASLFINLGTTTEEVARALNRHRGLRVITNNLNVASMMSGYPDCEVLITGGIVRPWDKGIVGELAIDFIRQFRVDYAIIGTSSIESDGTLRDFDTREVRVAEAIIQHARTVYLVTDHSKFGRPALVRQGHLSQIHALFTDKPLPDEMAETIAQAGTQVYVAE; encoded by the coding sequence ATGACACGAGACCCCCGCCTCACCCTGAACGCACGTCAGCAGGAATTGCTCGAATGGGTGCAGCGCGACGGCTTCGTCACAGTCGACGATCTCGCCGCCCATTTCGACGTGACGCCGCAGACGATCCGCCGCGACGTCAACTGGCTCGCCGACCTGAACCTGCTGCGCCGCTACCACGGCGGCGCAAGCCTGCCGACGAGCTCGGAAAACGTGTCGTACACCGCGCGCCAGCGGATGTTCCACGACGAGAAGCGCAAGATCGCGGCGCTCGCCGCGTCGCACATCCCGGACCAGGCGTCGCTCTTCATCAACCTCGGCACGACGACCGAGGAAGTCGCGCGCGCGCTGAACCGGCATCGGGGCTTGCGCGTGATCACGAACAACCTGAACGTCGCGAGCATGATGAGCGGCTATCCGGACTGCGAGGTGCTGATCACGGGCGGCATCGTGCGGCCGTGGGACAAAGGCATCGTCGGCGAGCTCGCGATCGACTTCATCCGCCAGTTCAGGGTCGATTACGCGATCATCGGCACGTCGTCGATCGAAAGCGACGGCACGCTGCGCGACTTCGACACGCGCGAGGTGCGCGTCGCCGAGGCGATCATCCAGCACGCGCGCACCGTCTATCTCGTCACCGACCATTCGAAGTTCGGCCGCCCGGCGCTCGTGCGGCAGGGGCATCTGAGCCAGATCCACGCGCTCTTCACCGACAAGCCGCTGCCCGACGAGATGGCCGAGACGATCGCGCAAGCGGGCACACAGGTCTACGTCGCCGAATGA